A single Prochlorococcus marinus XMU1410 DNA region contains:
- the rpmG gene encoding 50S ribosomal protein L33, whose product MAKKGTRVVVTLECTEARTSTDPKRSNGVSRYTTEKNRRNTTERLELKKFNPHLNRMTIHKEIK is encoded by the coding sequence ATGGCCAAAAAAGGGACAAGAGTAGTAGTGACCCTGGAATGTACTGAAGCTAGGACAAGCACAGATCCTAAGAGATCGAATGGTGTATCAAGATATACTACTGAAAAGAATCGTAGAAATACAACAGAAAGATTAGAACTAAAAAAGTTTAATCCTCATTTAAACAGAATGACAATTCACAAAGAAATTAAGTAA
- the rpsR gene encoding 30S ribosomal protein S18, which translates to MPNSIFKKQLSPIKPGDPIDYKDVELLKKFITERGKILPRRMTGLTSKQQRDLTLAVKRARIVALLPFVNPEG; encoded by the coding sequence ATGCCTAATTCAATTTTTAAAAAACAATTATCGCCTATCAAACCTGGAGATCCTATTGACTATAAGGATGTAGAACTTCTAAAAAAATTCATAACTGAGAGAGGCAAAATCCTACCAAGAAGGATGACAGGTTTAACCTCTAAGCAACAAAGAGATCTTACATTAGCTGTTAAGAGAGCCAGAATTGTAGCTCTTTTACCCTTCGTAAATCCAGAAGGATAA
- a CDS encoding ribonuclease catalytic domain-containing protein — translation MKDLTNLKTYIIDSDDPHEVDDAFSLEIKGGNKKNLWIHISNPCKLFLHDSNVDLNARKRNSSLYLIDQYVPMLPKDILEKANLAQNKVSETISAAIEFNDDGSINKYEITEAIIKPKYQLTYEDANEILELEPKEEIELIEIKNLLEKSIKFRKKKGAIIFDSPNSKIKLYEDKIILTKLEKNISQVIVQESMILMGYVTSLFLDKYNLAAAFRSQKINCNPSEILNKYNDSVIKYIILKQYMGRSYITTKPGIHESLGLKMYVQCTSPLRRYLDLIIQRQVYNKLNKFDVLTKDSVSNIIEYSKNRQSENNNIFKNDKFNYLTKFFENEKKAYYKIIFVKWINHKKNIALVYFPDYSLEILITLFVSIEIYSNKIYKVKYITNNSNLLEFIY, via the coding sequence TTGAAAGATTTAACTAATTTAAAAACATATATTATTGACTCTGATGACCCACATGAGGTTGATGATGCTTTTTCATTAGAAATAAAAGGAGGAAATAAAAAAAATTTATGGATACATATTAGTAATCCATGCAAACTCTTTTTGCATGACTCTAATGTTGATCTAAATGCAAGAAAGAGAAATAGCAGTTTATATTTAATTGATCAATATGTCCCGATGCTACCTAAAGATATTCTTGAAAAGGCAAATCTCGCTCAAAATAAAGTTTCAGAAACTATTAGTGCTGCAATAGAATTCAATGACGATGGATCAATAAATAAATATGAAATAACTGAAGCAATAATAAAACCAAAATATCAATTAACATATGAGGATGCAAATGAAATATTAGAATTAGAACCTAAAGAAGAAATAGAATTAATTGAGATTAAAAATTTATTAGAAAAAAGTATTAAGTTCAGAAAGAAAAAAGGAGCAATTATTTTTGACAGTCCTAATAGTAAAATTAAATTATATGAGGATAAGATTATACTAACTAAATTAGAGAAAAATATATCACAAGTTATAGTTCAAGAATCAATGATATTAATGGGTTATGTAACAAGTTTATTTCTAGATAAATATAATTTAGCGGCTGCATTTAGGAGTCAAAAAATAAACTGCAACCCATCTGAAATACTTAATAAATACAATGATAGTGTTATTAAATATATAATATTAAAACAATATATGGGAAGGAGTTACATAACTACTAAGCCAGGAATCCATGAATCATTAGGCCTTAAAATGTATGTACAATGTACATCACCATTAAGAAGATATCTTGATTTAATTATACAAAGGCAAGTCTATAATAAATTAAATAAATTCGATGTTTTAACTAAAGATTCAGTCTCTAATATTATTGAATATTCAAAGAATAGACAATCAGAGAATAACAATATATTTAAAAATGATAAATTTAACTATTTAACCAAATTTTTTGAGAATGAAAAAAAAGCTTATTATAAAATAATATTCGTTAAGTGGATTAATCATAAAAAAAATATTGCTTTGGTTTATTTCCCAGATTATTCACTAGAAATACTTATTACTCTTTTTGTCTCGATAGAAATATATAGTAATAAAATATATAAAGTTAAATATATTACAAATAATAGTAATCTTTTAGAATTTATTTATTAA
- the metG gene encoding methionine--tRNA ligase, whose amino-acid sequence MTFVITTPLYYVNDKPHLGSVYTTIICDSIARYKRLAGEDVIFITGVDEHGLKIQRTANEKGIEPKLHCDEISEVFNNNWKNWNITFDKFIRTSSKNHEFVVNEFYERVKASDDIYMGVQKGWYCVGCEEFKDNPENSSTYKCPIHQKNLEWKNEENLFFRLSKYQKEIEKIINQPSFIEPIERKNEIINFVSKGLKDFSISRTNVSWGIPVPGYDNHTFYVWFDALLGYVSAISSDDKDHSLKKSITGGWPADVHLIGKDILRFHAVYWPAMLISANMKVPKKVFGHGFLTREGQKMGKSLGNVLDPNLLLSKYGNNPVRWYLIKDISLGNDGDFQDKRFVDIINNDLANTIGNLLNRTSSMSRKWFDNKVPNNEKVLSENKLENYAKIAVENYIQNFDNYKLNLAANDVLSLAINTNLYLNDNQPWMLIKEEDKLTLVKEIIYNVLESTRIIGLLLLPLLPELSTKINEQLGSIYREEIAWKQQLSWGLLVSNSSLPKPTPIINKLEYEQD is encoded by the coding sequence ATGACTTTTGTCATTACTACACCTTTATACTATGTTAATGATAAACCTCATTTAGGAAGTGTATATACAACAATAATTTGTGACTCAATAGCTAGGTATAAAAGGCTTGCAGGTGAAGATGTTATTTTCATCACTGGTGTTGATGAGCATGGTTTAAAAATACAAAGAACAGCTAATGAAAAGGGTATTGAACCAAAATTACATTGTGATGAAATCTCAGAAGTCTTTAATAATAATTGGAAAAATTGGAATATAACCTTTGATAAATTTATAAGAACAAGCTCAAAAAATCATGAATTTGTTGTTAATGAATTTTATGAAAGAGTAAAAGCATCAGATGATATCTATATGGGAGTTCAAAAAGGTTGGTATTGTGTAGGTTGTGAAGAATTTAAAGATAATCCAGAAAACTCATCAACATACAAGTGCCCCATACATCAAAAAAATCTAGAATGGAAAAATGAAGAGAATCTCTTTTTTAGGCTTTCGAAATATCAAAAAGAAATTGAGAAAATAATAAACCAACCTTCCTTTATAGAGCCAATAGAAAGGAAGAATGAAATTATAAATTTTGTTTCTAAGGGATTAAAAGATTTTTCAATTTCAAGAACAAATGTCTCATGGGGAATTCCTGTTCCTGGTTACGATAACCATACCTTTTATGTATGGTTTGATGCTTTACTTGGATATGTTAGTGCCATTAGTTCTGATGATAAAGATCATTCATTGAAAAAATCAATTACTGGAGGATGGCCAGCTGATGTTCATTTAATTGGTAAAGATATACTGAGGTTCCATGCTGTATATTGGCCTGCAATGCTCATTTCTGCCAACATGAAAGTTCCTAAAAAAGTATTTGGGCATGGCTTTCTTACGAGAGAGGGGCAAAAAATGGGTAAAAGCTTGGGAAATGTACTCGACCCTAACTTATTGCTTTCAAAATATGGAAATAATCCTGTTAGATGGTATCTCATTAAAGACATATCACTGGGAAATGATGGAGATTTTCAAGATAAAAGATTTGTAGACATTATCAATAATGATTTAGCTAATACAATTGGTAATTTATTAAATAGAACATCATCTATGTCTAGAAAATGGTTTGATAATAAAGTGCCAAATAATGAAAAAGTTTTAAGTGAAAATAAATTAGAGAATTATGCCAAAATTGCTGTTGAAAACTATATTCAAAACTTTGATAACTACAAATTAAATCTAGCAGCTAATGATGTGCTTAGCCTTGCAATTAATACAAATTTGTATTTGAATGACAATCAGCCATGGATGTTAATAAAAGAGGAAGATAAACTAACTCTAGTTAAAGAAATAATATATAACGTATTAGAAAGTACCCGAATAATAGGACTATTATTACTACCTTTATTGCCCGAATTATCTACAAAAATTAATGAACAACTTGGTTCTATATATAGAGAAGAAATTGCATGGAAACAACAATTAAGTTGGGGATTATTAGTTAGTAACTCAAGTCTTCCTAAACCCACTCCAATTATAAATAAACTGGAGTATGAGCAAGATTAA
- the lptC gene encoding LPS export ABC transporter periplasmic protein LptC: MSKINRLIIFLPFFILGCASNVIDENKVIQKIDSLDMNIFSQRGEKIYSISSPNSSYDNIQLKFEIKKPIINIFNGEKTKYIISSKESTLSDNNKLLKLKGNVKLITLKKDEDILYADNFIWNIEKTNYLLEGNIRFENQNIILNSGKAILGSDNIIEFFNPVKYIIKDENNENKYETNSENAYYNLDTESVSFKAKDKRVKSIIYF, translated from the coding sequence ATGAGCAAGATTAATAGATTAATAATTTTCCTTCCATTTTTTATCCTTGGTTGTGCCTCAAATGTAATTGATGAAAATAAAGTAATACAAAAAATAGATAGTTTAGATATGAATATTTTCTCTCAGAGAGGCGAAAAAATATATTCAATTAGCAGTCCAAATTCAAGTTATGACAATATTCAATTAAAATTTGAAATAAAAAAACCTATCATAAATATTTTCAATGGGGAAAAAACTAAATATATTATTAGTTCAAAAGAATCTACATTATCTGACAACAATAAACTCCTGAAATTGAAAGGGAATGTTAAATTAATAACTCTTAAAAAAGATGAGGATATTTTGTATGCTGATAATTTTATTTGGAATATAGAAAAGACTAACTATCTTTTAGAGGGTAATATAAGATTTGAAAATCAAAATATCATCTTAAATTCAGGGAAAGCCATATTGGGTTCAGATAACATAATTGAATTTTTCAATCCAGTAAAATATATAATAAAAGATGAGAATAATGAAAATAAATATGAAACAAATTCAGAAAACGCTTACTACAATTTAGATACTGAATCAGTAAGTTTTAAAGCAAAAGATAAAAGAGTTAAATCAATAATTTATTTTTAA
- a CDS encoding cofactor assembly of complex C subunit B produces the protein MGFNAKSLILVGTIIFIFQIANFISIETITPELERAQVLAAIASLIIILIGFLFKQFEPVAGEKVDLKGENNFFFDRNMPDEVIDELAWGSEAILTSTAAAAILIHNDGANILRRGITSSNKFEPGETCLRSIKDMKLISLANTKFYPGRDEFFNFCADIPSILVVPINNKAFILIGGWSAKCFTKSDEKWINNWSKKINNIFSKNKI, from the coding sequence ATGGGATTCAATGCGAAATCATTAATATTAGTCGGTACAATAATCTTTATTTTTCAGATAGCAAATTTCATTTCAATAGAAACAATTACTCCTGAGCTTGAAAGAGCACAAGTATTAGCTGCAATTGCTTCATTAATTATTATTTTGATAGGTTTCTTATTTAAACAATTCGAACCAGTAGCTGGTGAGAAAGTTGATTTAAAAGGAGAAAATAACTTTTTCTTCGATAGAAATATGCCGGATGAAGTGATTGATGAACTCGCATGGGGTTCAGAAGCGATATTAACTTCTACAGCAGCAGCGGCAATATTAATCCATAATGATGGCGCAAATATATTGAGAAGAGGAATTACTTCAAGTAATAAGTTTGAACCTGGGGAAACTTGTCTGAGATCTATAAAAGATATGAAATTAATATCATTGGCAAACACTAAATTTTATCCTGGGAGAGATGAATTTTTTAATTTTTGCGCCGATATTCCATCTATCTTAGTTGTGCCTATAAATAATAAGGCTTTTATATTGATAGGAGGCTGGAGTGCTAAGTGTTTTACGAAGTCTGATGAAAAATGGATTAATAACTGGTCCAAAAAAATTAATAATATTTTTTCAAAAAATAAAATTTAA
- a CDS encoding fusion glycoprotein F0 yields MNLNINKYILSLIFTGLIFILIPSTTYANEIGSITQYFGITQQKTVINYEKSQPSSIDNPVVDPNFNTMRSKDTESSTATYIVIGLLIAATIIPLATWWYFSK; encoded by the coding sequence ATGAATTTAAACATCAATAAATATATACTTTCTCTTATCTTTACTGGCTTGATTTTTATTCTCATTCCCTCGACTACATACGCAAATGAAATAGGTAGTATAACTCAATATTTTGGTATTACTCAACAGAAGACTGTTATAAATTACGAAAAAAGTCAGCCTTCATCTATTGATAATCCTGTAGTGGATCCAAATTTTAACACTATGAGATCAAAAGATACTGAGAGTTCAACTGCTACTTATATAGTTATAGGTTTGTTAATTGCTGCCACAATTATTCCTCTAGCAACATGGTGGTATTTCTCTAAATAA
- a CDS encoding bifunctional adenosylcobinamide kinase/adenosylcobinamide-phosphate guanylyltransferase, translating to MNAKDLNISKYSTHIVFITGGTKSGKSEFAEHLAKEIKKLSYVALSENNLDDKEWQDKINLHRKRRPKDWKLIETTDLLDTLRNEEGPLLIDSIGGFVMKIIGKEQNEWSTKMNSLISLLMKRKSITIIVGEQVGWSLVSEYKIGNKYIERIGELQKRITKISKDNWLAINGRAIKIDEISIEIPT from the coding sequence ATGAATGCCAAGGATTTAAATATTAGTAAATATTCAACTCATATAGTTTTTATTACAGGGGGGACAAAGAGTGGGAAAAGTGAATTCGCTGAGCATCTTGCTAAGGAGATAAAAAAATTATCATATGTTGCCTTATCTGAAAACAATTTGGATGATAAAGAATGGCAAGATAAAATTAATTTACATCGAAAAAGAAGGCCAAAAGATTGGAAATTAATAGAAACGACAGATCTATTAGATACATTAAGGAATGAAGAAGGTCCATTATTGATAGATTCTATTGGGGGATTCGTTATGAAAATTATTGGCAAGGAACAAAATGAATGGTCAACAAAAATGAATTCACTTATAAGTCTCTTAATGAAAAGAAAAAGCATAACAATTATTGTTGGAGAACAAGTAGGTTGGAGTTTGGTCTCTGAATATAAAATTGGTAATAAATATATTGAGAGAATCGGCGAACTTCAAAAGAGAATAACCAAAATATCAAAAGATAATTGGCTGGCCATAAACGGCAGAGCAATCAAAATAGATGAAATAAGTATTGAAATACCTACTTAA
- a CDS encoding tRNA (cytidine(34)-2'-O)-methyltransferase — translation MEVALFEPRIPQNTGNIARSCAAFNIPLNLIEPLGFKLEDKYLKRAGLDYWPLVTVNQYENFEKFLASKSTKRIISFSKKNGLYLKDFKFKQDDILLFGREDLGLPDSIIDKSDFLISIFMPNIQTGNNDQKGVRSLNLSVACGIAIYEAHKQINFQNGN, via the coding sequence TTGGAAGTCGCTCTTTTTGAACCTAGAATCCCACAAAATACTGGTAATATTGCCAGATCATGTGCTGCATTTAATATACCTTTAAATCTTATAGAGCCCTTGGGTTTTAAACTAGAAGATAAATATTTAAAAAGAGCAGGTTTAGACTATTGGCCTTTAGTTACTGTTAATCAGTATGAGAATTTTGAAAAATTTTTAGCGTCAAAATCAACAAAAAGAATAATCTCTTTTAGTAAAAAAAATGGATTATATTTGAAGGATTTTAAATTTAAGCAAGATGATATTTTGTTATTTGGGAGAGAAGATTTAGGATTACCCGATTCCATTATTGATAAGAGCGACTTTTTAATATCAATATTTATGCCGAATATACAGACTGGAAACAATGATCAAAAAGGTGTTAGAAGTCTAAACCTTTCTGTAGCATGCGGAATTGCTATATATGAGGCCCACAAACAAATAAATTTTCAAAATGGTAATTAA
- the clpS gene encoding ATP-dependent Clp protease adapter ClpS, with protein sequence MVNSLGTVLDPKKSKAKYPEARVIVLDDNFNTFQHVANCLLTIIPSISEQRAWDLTIKVDKTGSAEVWRGNLEQAELYHEQLFSKGLTMAPIEKT encoded by the coding sequence ATGGTTAATTCACTCGGCACAGTCTTAGATCCAAAAAAATCTAAAGCAAAATATCCAGAAGCAAGAGTTATAGTTCTTGATGACAATTTTAATACTTTTCAGCATGTCGCAAATTGCCTTCTAACAATAATCCCAAGCATAAGTGAACAAAGGGCATGGGATCTAACCATTAAAGTTGACAAGACAGGATCTGCAGAGGTTTGGAGAGGTAATCTTGAACAAGCAGAGTTATATCATGAGCAACTATTTAGCAAAGGATTAACAATGGCTCCAATTGAGAAAACATAA
- a CDS encoding DUF1651 domain-containing protein — MKENYWLINSNRSRVKRFSKNNQNKDKFFEYMFIYSGRILGVLGKEPPLMTTREELIVDKARDEWRKLISHGWRRTKPVWEDY, encoded by the coding sequence TTGAAAGAAAATTATTGGCTTATAAATTCGAATCGTTCAAGGGTTAAAAGGTTTTCAAAGAATAATCAAAATAAAGATAAATTTTTTGAATATATGTTTATTTACTCTGGAAGAATTCTTGGTGTTCTAGGAAAAGAACCACCTCTTATGACAACCAGAGAAGAACTTATAGTTGATAAAGCTAGAGATGAATGGAGAAAGTTAATCTCTCATGGTTGGAGGAGAACCAAACCAGTTTGGGAAGACTATTAG
- a CDS encoding peroxiredoxin, which yields MSLKVGQEAPDFSATAVYDQEFKEITLSGLRGKWVVLFFYPLDFTFVCPTEITAFSDRYQDFSALNTEILGVSVDSKHCHLAWIQTPRNEGGIGDINYPLVSDLKREICQAYNVLNDDGEADRGLFLINPEGVVMHTTVNKAPVGRNVDETLRILQGYQYVAANPDEVCPANWTPGEKTMLEDPKGSKEYFSAL from the coding sequence ATGAGCTTAAAAGTAGGCCAAGAAGCACCAGACTTTAGTGCTACAGCAGTATATGATCAAGAGTTTAAGGAGATTACACTTTCAGGTCTAAGAGGTAAATGGGTTGTTCTATTCTTTTATCCACTAGATTTTACATTTGTATGTCCAACTGAAATCACAGCATTTAGTGATAGATACCAAGATTTCTCGGCACTTAATACGGAAATACTTGGTGTATCAGTTGATAGCAAACACTGTCATTTGGCTTGGATACAAACCCCAAGAAATGAAGGTGGTATAGGTGATATTAACTATCCGTTAGTTTCCGACTTAAAAAGAGAAATTTGCCAGGCTTACAATGTTCTAAATGATGATGGGGAGGCTGATAGAGGTTTATTTCTTATCAATCCCGAAGGAGTAGTTATGCATACGACTGTTAACAAGGCTCCTGTAGGTAGAAATGTTGATGAAACGCTAAGGATTCTTCAAGGCTATCAATACGTTGCGGCAAACCCCGATGAAGTATGTCCAGCAAACTGGACACCCGGGGAGAAAACAATGTTAGAAGACCCAAAAGGTAGTAAGGAATATTTTTCTGCGCTATAG
- the ftsH gene encoding ATP-dependent zinc metalloprotease FtsH, translating to MFRSKFSYSDSKSSYSDLLEDIETGKIESIFFYPRQREIDVLYKNGDKFKIPILYNDQLILEKATENKVDLTINNSRKEASAANSFSSISLFLIFILAIVLILRSTSKLASRAFGFTKNQSKFVTIDDVETRFDDVAGVPEAAEELKEVITFLKEPKKFENLGAKVPKGVLLIGPPGTGKTLLAKAIAGESGVPFLSISASEFVELFVGVGASRVRDLFSKAKEKSPCIIFIDEIDSIGRQRGSGIGGGNDEREQTLNQLLTELDGFADNSGIIVLAATNRPDILDAALLRPGRFDRKIEVMLPDLDGRKKILSVHSLSKPLSSEVDLGYWASRTVGFSGADLANLMNESAIHCARDESKLINDLHIENALDKITIGLRSSLITSPNMKKIIAYNEVGRAIVSAVRNGIESVDKITILPRSGSIGGYTKICPDEDVISSGLISKKLLFSKIEIALAGRAAETIVFGEGEITQCSINDISYATKIVREMVTKYGFSIIGPISMDSDNNEMYLGDGLFRRKPLIAENTSSRIDNEIINISKISLNNSIKILKKNRVLLDKLVDILLNQETIDKKVFKLTTSKLLKV from the coding sequence GTGTTTAGATCAAAATTCTCATATTCAGATTCTAAATCAAGTTATTCGGATCTTCTAGAAGATATAGAGACGGGGAAAATAGAATCAATATTTTTCTATCCAAGGCAGAGAGAAATTGATGTTCTGTATAAAAATGGAGATAAATTTAAAATACCTATCCTTTACAACGATCAATTAATCCTAGAAAAGGCTACTGAAAATAAGGTAGACCTAACTATTAACAATAGTAGAAAAGAAGCCTCAGCTGCTAATTCATTCTCTTCAATAAGTCTTTTCCTAATTTTCATATTAGCTATAGTCTTAATCTTGAGGAGTACATCAAAATTGGCCTCCAGAGCTTTTGGTTTTACCAAAAATCAATCTAAATTTGTAACTATTGATGATGTAGAAACGAGATTCGATGATGTAGCTGGCGTCCCTGAAGCCGCAGAGGAATTAAAAGAGGTAATAACATTTTTGAAAGAACCAAAGAAATTTGAAAATCTTGGAGCGAAAGTTCCTAAGGGAGTTCTTCTAATAGGCCCCCCAGGGACAGGAAAAACATTATTAGCTAAAGCAATTGCTGGTGAATCAGGAGTACCTTTTCTCTCAATATCGGCTTCAGAGTTTGTAGAACTTTTTGTTGGTGTTGGAGCAAGCCGGGTTCGTGATCTGTTCTCTAAGGCTAAGGAAAAATCTCCTTGTATAATTTTTATTGATGAAATTGATTCCATTGGTAGGCAAAGAGGGTCTGGGATCGGAGGTGGAAATGATGAAAGAGAACAAACCCTTAATCAGCTTTTAACTGAATTAGATGGTTTTGCTGATAATTCTGGGATTATTGTTTTAGCAGCAACAAATAGACCAGATATTTTGGATGCAGCATTATTAAGACCAGGTAGATTTGATAGGAAAATTGAAGTAATGCTTCCAGATTTAGATGGAAGAAAAAAAATTCTTTCAGTTCACTCACTTTCCAAACCACTTTCAAGTGAGGTTGACTTAGGATATTGGGCTTCTAGAACAGTCGGATTTTCGGGAGCAGATCTTGCAAACTTGATGAACGAGAGTGCTATTCACTGTGCTAGAGATGAATCTAAATTAATCAATGATCTTCATATAGAAAATGCTCTTGATAAAATTACCATTGGCCTGAGAAGCTCATTAATAACTTCTCCTAATATGAAAAAAATTATTGCTTATAACGAAGTAGGTAGAGCAATTGTATCTGCTGTGAGAAATGGAATTGAATCAGTTGATAAAATTACGATTTTACCTAGATCTGGATCTATAGGAGGATATACAAAAATATGCCCTGACGAAGATGTAATTTCTAGTGGATTGATTTCAAAAAAATTGTTATTTTCAAAAATTGAAATTGCTCTAGCTGGAAGAGCAGCAGAAACGATTGTTTTTGGTGAAGGTGAAATTACACAATGCTCCATAAATGATATCTCTTATGCGACAAAAATCGTAAGGGAAATGGTAACAAAATATGGATTTTCAATTATTGGTCCAATTTCAATGGATTCTGATAATAATGAAATGTATTTAGGAGATGGATTATTTAGAAGAAAGCCTCTCATAGCAGAAAATACCAGTTCTAGAATAGATAATGAAATCATAAATATTTCTAAAATTTCATTAAATAATTCAATAAAAATATTGAAAAAAAATAGAGTCTTACTAGATAAATTAGTTGATATACTTTTAAATCAAGAAACTATAGATAAAAAAGTTTTTAAATTAACAACTTCTAAATTGTTGAAAGTTTGA
- the rpmF gene encoding 50S ribosomal protein L32 — translation MAVPKKKKSKSKRNQRHAVWKGKAAIAAQKAISLGKSVLTGKAQGFVYPIEEEEEEE, via the coding sequence ATGGCTGTACCAAAGAAGAAAAAATCAAAGAGCAAAAGGAACCAAAGGCACGCTGTTTGGAAAGGAAAAGCAGCAATAGCAGCTCAAAAAGCTATATCTTTAGGTAAATCAGTTTTAACTGGGAAAGCTCAAGGATTTGTTTATCCTATTGAGGAAGAAGAAGAAGAAGAGTAG
- a CDS encoding DUF565 domain-containing protein has product MQKTNFSRITYQLNNLFFGFLSDTWRTKSIGLISVLTGYFLFANFITKFISEGKNELIMVPIIIIFIEIIIRIKPAASSKFYYLWTVVDKLRIGAIYAVILEAFKLGS; this is encoded by the coding sequence ATGCAAAAAACTAATTTTTCAAGAATTACCTACCAGTTAAATAATTTATTTTTTGGTTTTCTAAGTGATACTTGGAGAACAAAATCTATTGGTCTAATTTCTGTTTTGACAGGTTATTTTTTGTTCGCAAATTTTATTACAAAATTTATATCTGAAGGTAAAAATGAGTTAATAATGGTCCCAATAATCATTATTTTTATTGAAATCATTATAAGAATTAAACCTGCCGCAAGTTCAAAGTTTTATTATCTATGGACCGTAGTTGATAAATTAAGAATTGGTGCAATTTATGCCGTTATACTTGAAGCATTTAAATTAGGATCTTAA
- a CDS encoding HAD-IA family hydrolase, with product MTYLEGVYWDLDGTIANTELEAHLPAFNHAFNDLGIDWNWDTNTYIKLLKINGGKNRIAYYAKSNNYDFSEDLILKIHDTKQFHYLEIIKKKCVSLKTGVFRLINELHKKKVRQFIVTSSSRIQVNLLVEYLFNGFNPFEFIISSEDVELKKPNPSPYLKAIQLSGINKNNSIVFEDSNPGLKSSLAANLPTIFVPSNIPIVLEENIKLDCILDSLGDQNNVANVIKGPKLKKSYIDYNFLSDYLVSFNNAKN from the coding sequence GTGACTTATCTGGAAGGTGTTTATTGGGATTTAGATGGTACCATTGCAAATACTGAATTAGAGGCTCATTTACCTGCTTTTAATCATGCTTTTAATGACCTTGGGATTGATTGGAATTGGGATACTAATACATACATAAAACTTCTGAAGATTAATGGAGGCAAAAATAGGATTGCTTATTACGCTAAATCTAATAATTATGATTTCTCAGAAGATTTAATTCTCAAAATTCATGATACAAAGCAGTTTCATTATTTAGAAATTATAAAAAAAAAATGCGTTAGTTTAAAAACTGGTGTTTTTAGATTAATAAATGAATTACATAAAAAAAAAGTAAGACAATTTATTGTTACTTCAAGTTCAAGAATTCAAGTCAATCTACTTGTTGAATATCTTTTTAATGGCTTCAACCCTTTTGAGTTCATTATTTCAAGTGAAGACGTTGAATTAAAGAAACCAAATCCATCACCATATTTAAAGGCAATTCAATTAAGTGGTATAAACAAAAACAACTCAATTGTTTTTGAAGACTCCAATCCAGGATTGAAATCTTCCTTGGCAGCTAACTTGCCTACAATTTTTGTCCCTTCAAATATCCCAATTGTTCTTGAGGAAAATATTAAATTAGATTGTATTTTAGACAGTCTTGGTGATCAAAATAATGTGGCAAATGTAATTAAAGGCCCTAAACTAAAAAAATCATACATTGACTATAACTTTCTAAGTGATTATTTAGTGTCTTTTAATAATGCAAAAAACTAA
- the psb30 gene encoding photosystem II reaction center protein Ycf12/Psb30 — protein sequence MATLIPLAVVALAGPAIIALVFYRK from the coding sequence ATGGCAACACTTATTCCTTTGGCTGTAGTTGCGTTAGCAGGACCAGCAATAATTGCTCTTGTATTTTACCGTAAATAA